A genomic window from Nicotiana sylvestris chromosome 11, ASM39365v2, whole genome shotgun sequence includes:
- the LOC104211692 gene encoding uncharacterized protein, with protein MKVILGSLDVWEIVDRGHAKPVTTSKEAWGILQNSLQGVDKARKVKLQTLKADVSKMKESECISDYFSKVKAVVNQLRRYGEDIKDVCVVEKILRTLTSKFDFVVCAIDEYKDLDSMMVEQLEGSLQAHEEKIKRR; from the coding sequence ATGAAAGTCATTCTTGGCTCTCTGGATGTATGGGAAATCGTAGACAGAGGGCATGCAAAACCGGTTACCACCTCAAAGGAAGCTTGGGGgattttacaaaattctcttcAAGGAGTTGACAAGGCGAGGAAGGTAAAACTTCAAACACTAAAGGCTGATGTTTCAAAAATGAAAGAATCCGAATGCATCTCGGattatttttcaaaagtgaaGGCTGTTGTAAATCAACTAAGAAGATACGGGGAGGACATAAAAGATGTCTGTGTGGTAGAAAAGATCCTTCGCACTTTAACatctaaatttgattttgtggtgtgtGCTATTGATGAGTATAAAGATTTAGACTCTAtgatggtggagcaattggaaggtTCTTTACAAGCCCACgaagaaaagatcaaaaggagATAA